The Mucilaginibacter defluvii genome contains the following window.
GTCTCTTTTTCAGGTGCCTCTCTTTTGTAAATACGGCAAGTCGTGCCCTTGACTAATCTTACGGCGATGCGGTAAGTTCTGATTTTGTCCAAGTCCACCTTTACAAAGAAAAGCTCTTTGTTCAAGTTTGAAAGTTATTTAACCCTGTATGTAATAAACGATAGCCAGACAAACTCAGCGACCTATCATATAGTTTTCATGTATCACGGTTGGTAATTACATCAGCCAGCCCGAAGCACTATGATGTTTTCGTGCGCAAACTGTGCGATTACTTTATAAGTCGTTAAGGGCATAAATGCGCAGCAAATAAATTATGCAGTGCGATTGCCAGCGTCAGCTAAATTTTGCAAATTTGCTTGCTCAAAATATCCGGCCCCGTAGTTCAACGGATAGAATAGAAGTTTCCTAAACTTTAGATATGAGTTCGATTCTCGTCGGGGCTACGTTGAAATGCTGAACATCTGTTAGATGTTCAGCATTTTTTGTTTTAACGATAACGACTTATAACTGAAACGCAGATATCTCATAATTAAATCTTCTGTTTTAAATTAAATAAACACAGAAAGCTATCTATTAACATTTGATTAAACGAGGTACACTAATATAAACCCTTCTGGATTATTTTTCTGCCAATACGTCAAGCCCTAATATTTTAAAAGCCTGCTGCCTGTAACGTTCCAGGTGCATGTCATAGTCGTTAGTATCCTGTATCATACTTAAATAATAGTAAGCACCGTCAGATATTACAAATATCAGATCCGCAGTTTTCGCCGCGTCATCACAGGTTAATTGCCGTTCATCAATGCAGGCCTGTATTAAATTTTGCAACCAGCCGCGCAATAGCAAATGCAGATCGCGAAAACGATGCTTGATCACTTCATTACGAAATATCAGGGCGAAGCAGTTGTAAAAAATACTGTCATCAATGTAATTATCCCATTTTCTGGAAAAAATGTTCTGCATTACAGCTGTCAGTCTTTCAAGCGGATCTGCCTGCTCCAATTCAAATTGATATATATTCTCATATTTCAATATAATGAAGTCGATCAGCCCCAACAGCAAATCATCTTTAGTAGCAAAATAATGCACTACCAGGCTTTGGTGCATATCCAACTCCTTAGCCACTTTACCAAATGATGTATTTTCAATACCCTCACGCTTGGCTACTTCATAAAATGCCTCTACAATGCGCTTTTGCTGATCTTCTTTTAAGCTCCTTCTGCCCATGTTATATAATTCCTAAAAATAAAATTTACTGCGAAGAAAACAGAAAAAAAATAAATTTACTGACTAGTCAGTTTATTTAATGAGCAATTCATGTCAGCTTAACATTGCTGCTTTTCTTTTGCAGCAAATAAAAAGCTGGACATGAAAAAACTTTACATCACATTAATTGCATGTCTGTTACTGTATGCTAACCTTGCTTTTTCACAGCAAACCAAGGTTACAGGCACAGTAAAAGACGATCACGGCGAAACGCTAATCGGCGTATCCGTTCAGGAAAAAGGCAAAACAACCGGTACGCAAACTGACGTTAACGGGGTATATTCCCTCAGTGTATCAACGCCAAACGCTACAATTGTATTTACCTACATTGGTTACGTTAAACAAGAGGTTTCTGTTGGTAACCGTAAATCAATCGACGTAAATCTGAAAGCCGATAATTCTGAGCTGAACGAGGTTGTAGTGGTTGGGTACGGAACACAAAAAAAGGTAAACTTATCCGGCGCGGTTGACCAGATAAGCGCAAAAGCCCTTGCCAGCCGGCCTATATCAAACGTAGCACAGGGCTTGCAGGGTTTAGTGCCCAACCTTAATATTGATTTTGGCTCTGGTGCACCGGGTGCAGCTGCTAATATTAACATTCGGGGTATTACCTCAATCAATGGCGGCGATCCGCTGATATTGATTGATGGTGTACCTTCAGACGCGGTTGAACTAAACCGTTTGAACCCACAGGATATCGAAAATTTATCAGTAATTAAAGATGCGTCATCAGCTGCCGTATATGGCGCGCGTGCCGCGTTTGGCGTGATACTGATTACCACCAAAACAGGCACACAGGATGGTGTGAGCTTAAACTATAGCAACAATTCATCATTTAACAAACCAACGGTAATGCCTGATAAAATTACCGACCCATACATTTATTCACGTTTATTGGAGCTGTCAACCAATAACACACCGTGGGATAACGTAAACTACAGCGATCAATACTATCAATTTGCTAAAGAGCGTTCAGACAATCCGTCAATTCCGGGTGTGCGTGTTAACCCTACTGATAATTCACTTTGGGAATACATGGGTAACCGCGACTGGACACGTTATTTTTTGAGCGATTACACATTCTCTCAGGATCATGCATTATCAATAAGCGGCAGATCGCCAAAGGCGCAATACTACCTGTCAGGCAACTACAACCGCCAAAATGGTGTGCTTAAAATAGCCGATGATTATTTTGACCGTTATAGTTTTCGCAGTAAGGTAAATTACCAGGTTGCGCCGTGGCTCAACCTGGGTAATAACACTTACCTTACATCCACTAAGCGCGAAAACCCGTCT
Protein-coding sequences here:
- a CDS encoding TetR family transcriptional regulator, with the translated sequence MGRRSLKEDQQKRIVEAFYEVAKREGIENTSFGKVAKELDMHQSLVVHYFATKDDLLLGLIDFIILKYENIYQFELEQADPLERLTAVMQNIFSRKWDNYIDDSIFYNCFALIFRNEVIKHRFRDLHLLLRGWLQNLIQACIDERQLTCDDAAKTADLIFVISDGAYYYLSMIQDTNDYDMHLERYRQQAFKILGLDVLAEK